A window of Exiguobacterium sp. Helios genomic DNA:
ATCATCTTACCGATTCTGATCGGTTTCTCGGCTGCCCGTGAATTCGGTGCGAATCCGTACCTCGGTGCCGTCATCGGTGGAATCATGACCCATCCATCGTTATTAAATCCGTGGACACTCGGAAACAGTGAACCGGAAGTGATGCATTTCCTCGGCATGAACATTGAATTGATCGGCTATCAGGGAACGGTTTTCCCGGTTCTTCTGACAGTTTGGGTCATGGCTAAGATTGAACAAGAAGTCCGTAAACGGACACCAGAAACACTTGATCTCCTCGTCACACCGTTCGTGACGATTCTCGTGACAGGCTTCCTCGCACTCATCGTCATCGGTCCAATCGGCACGTTGCTCGGTAAGGGAATCTCGTTTGTTCTTGTCTTCTTCTATGAGCAGTTCTCGGTCGTCGCCGGTCTCTTATTCGGTGGTCTGTACTCGACAATCGTCATCACAGGAATGCACCACAGTTTCCATGCGATTGAAGCGGGATTACTTGCCGATAAGAGTATCGGTAAAAACTTCTTACTTCCTATCTGGTCTATGGCAAACGTCGCCCAAGGCGGAGCAGGACTTGCCGTTTACTTCATGACGAAAAACGTCAAACTCAAAGCACTCGCTCTCCCGTCTGCTTTTTCCGCATTTCTCGGGATTACGGAACCTGTCATCTACGGGGTCAACCTTCGACTCGGTAAACCGTTTATCGGTGGTGCGATTGGTGGCGCGATCGGCGGCGGATATGTCGTCTTGACACAAGTCGCAGCGAACGCTTACGGATTAACCGGTATTCCGATGATTGCCATCGTCGCTCCGCTCGGCGCCTCCAACTTGATCAACTATTTGGTTGGTTTCGCAATTGCTGTCGCAACGGCCTTCGTCGCTACCGTCATCTTGATGCGTCTCGATACACGAAAACAAAAACAGACGGATTTGGCTGCTTAATTAAACGATGCGACCCCTTGAGAATCCTCTTCGGGTCGCATTTGTCAGTTTTCCTAGATTGCCGATAACCCGTATAATGGAAGTAGAAAGGAGGTAGTCAGACTGATCATTCATAAAGTACTCAACAATAACGCCATCGTCACAAAAGAACAAGGTCAGGAACGGATCATCATGGGGCCCGGCATTGCTTTTGGTAAAAAAAAGAAGGATCCTGTTGATCCGACAAAAATTGAAAAAATGTTCATCCCGTCTTTTGAAAATGCCGAACAGTTCAAGGAAATCCTGACGACGACTCCACTGGATATCATCGATTTGTCGGAACAGATCATTTCTTATGCAGAAGGCGAACTGAAAACACCTTTTCATGACTACATTCATGTCAGTCTGACCGATCACCTCGCCCACGCCGTCCGGCTTGCCCGTGAACAACTGGTCGTCCATAATCGCTTGGCGGAAGAAATCCGGTTACTGTATACAGCGGAATATCAGATTGGAGAATGGGCAGTCGCCCATATTGAACAACAGTTAGCCGTTTCATTACCGAAAGAAGAAGCTGCGAACATCGCCCTTCACTTGTATAATGCACGACAACGACATCCTAATATGGCAACCGCCCTCCAGACGGCTACGTTATTAAATGAGTTGCGTGAACAAATCGAAGCCTTTTTCGGTCAAACGATTGAAACGACCTCGATGACCTATTACCGGTTCTTCACCCATATGAAACTCGTCTTAGCCCGGATCGAACAAGGGCAAACGTTACATGACATGGATGACGTCATCTTATCCGCTGTTCAAACCCGTTATACGGACGCTTTCCGTTGTGCGGAAAACATGGCGTCCTGGTTGGAACAAGAATTACAGACGACTGTGCCGCAATCCGAAGTCGGCTATATGGCTCTTCACGTGGAACGGATTCGGCCAGATTTTGAAAGGGGTACCTCCTATGAAAATTTATAGTCTTGGTGAAGCATTGATCGATTTAATACCGCTCGATGCCGATAATGTAACGTTCCAAAAAAATCCGGGTGGTGCACCGGCCAATGTCGCCGTTGGATTAGCACGGCTCGGCGCCGACAGTTATTTCCTTGGTTCCGTCGGTGACGATTCGATGGGACACTTTTTAAAGGATACACTTCATCATTACGGTGTTAAGACGGATCATCTTGTTTTTGATCCGACACATAAGACCGGCCTTGTCCTCGTTACGAATGCAGCCGACGGTGACCGGTCATTCGAGTTCATCAACAGTTATCGTGCGGACATGAGTTTTCATGAAAAAGACATTCCGGATTCACTCGCCGAGGCGGACCTCTTGCATATCGGATCAATCTCCTTGATTTCCGGAGATGCGGTCGAAGCGACACGGCGGGCGATTGAAGTGGCGAAAGCCAATAATGTCCCGATCTCTTACGACCCGAATTTACGTGAATCGTTATGGTCTGATTTAGATGCTGCCCGTTCCACGATTCGGTCCGTCTTACCGGATGCTCAAATCGTGAAACTGGCGGAGGAAGAACTGACCTTTTTAACCGGCCAGACGAATTTGGATGAAGGGGCTGCCGAACTACTCGCAGAATATCCGATTCGGTTACTGGCTGTAACGCGTGGCGCGGAAGGTTCTCTGATTTATACCGACCGCTCGATGGCAGAGATTCAAGCGATTTCTGTCGATGCGATTGATACGACGGGAGCAGGTGACGCGTTCATGTCCGGTCTCCTCCATCAATGTGCCATCCGCTCGTTTTCGTTTGACTGGGATGAAAACGAATTACAGGATATCGGCCGCTTTGCTGCGATTTCCGGAGGTTTAGCCGCTTCGGTCAAAGGCGCGATGGTTGCTTTGCCAACGCTTGACGAGGTTTCACGACGGTTGACGTAACATATATGAGAAGACATCAAACCCGCTCCCCTGTCCAATCAGACAGAAGAGCGGGTCTTTTTTTACTGTGCAGATATGAATTCCCGGATCACCTTCAACGTTTCATCCTGTTGTTCTTTTGGCGTCAACGGACTGTCATTGTCCCCTTTTTGTTTGCCGTACATCCCGAAGTTGGCATGGTTTCCATCCTGGATCAGATGAAACACTGCATCAGAACGGACATCCTGTTTACTGTCCTCAATATCCTCGACCGGTAAAACCCCGTCCCTTCCACCGTAGACGGTTAGCGACGGAGTATCGATTACATCAATCGGATAAGAAGCTAAAAAAATCATGCCTTTGATTTTCGGACTGTCTTCCAAAATCGTTGAAGCGGCGCTTCCGCCTAACGAATG
This region includes:
- a CDS encoding PRD domain-containing protein; translation: MHKVLNNNAIVTKEQGQERIIMGPGIAFGKKKKDPVDPTKIEKMFIPSFENAEQFKEILTTTPLDIIDLSEQIISYAEGELKTPFHDYIHVSLTDHLAHAVRLAREQLVVHNRLAEEIRLLYTAEYQIGEWAVAHIEQQLAVSLPKEEAANIALHLYNARQRHPNMATALQTATLLNELREQIEAFFGQTIETTSMTYYRFFTHMKLVLARIEQGQTLHDMDDVILSAVQTRYTDAFRCAENMASWLEQELQTTVPQSEVGYMALHVERIRPDFERGTSYENL
- a CDS encoding sucrose-specific PTS transporter subunit IIBC, giving the protein MDYKQTAAHVLELVGGRENIITAAHCATRLRLVLHDESKVNQPALEDLDGVSGAFSSSGQYQIIFGTGTVNKVFAEFAPLAGVRPDGEEQLDVKKAASQKLNPFARLARSLSNVFVPLIPAIVAAGLLMGLLGMIKAFGWVSGDSPIVQLLDMFSSSAFIILPILIGFSAAREFGANPYLGAVIGGIMTHPSLLNPWTLGNSEPEVMHFLGMNIELIGYQGTVFPVLLTVWVMAKIEQEVRKRTPETLDLLVTPFVTILVTGFLALIVIGPIGTLLGKGISFVLVFFYEQFSVVAGLLFGGLYSTIVITGMHHSFHAIEAGLLADKSIGKNFLLPIWSMANVAQGGAGLAVYFMTKNVKLKALALPSAFSAFLGITEPVIYGVNLRLGKPFIGGAIGGAIGGGYVVLTQVAANAYGLTGIPMIAIVAPLGASNLINYLVGFAIAVATAFVATVILMRLDTRKQKQTDLAA
- a CDS encoding carbohydrate kinase; its protein translation is MKIYSLGEALIDLIPLDADNVTFQKNPGGAPANVAVGLARLGADSYFLGSVGDDSMGHFLKDTLHHYGVKTDHLVFDPTHKTGLVLVTNAADGDRSFEFINSYRADMSFHEKDIPDSLAEADLLHIGSISLISGDAVEATRRAIEVAKANNVPISYDPNLRESLWSDLDAARSTIRSVLPDAQIVKLAEEELTFLTGQTNLDEGAAELLAEYPIRLLAVTRGAEGSLIYTDRSMAEIQAISVDAIDTTGAGDAFMSGLLHQCAIRSFSFDWDENELQDIGRFAAISGGLAASVKGAMVALPTLDEVSRRLT